The Breoghania sp. genome has a segment encoding these proteins:
- a CDS encoding response regulator, with the protein MKTCLVVDDSSVIRKVARRILEDLDFTITEAEDGKAALESCRAAMPDAILLDWNMPVMDGLEFLTALRQEEGGDRPTVVFCTTENDVGHIAKAIRAGANEYIMKPFDREIVEAKFQEVGLI; encoded by the coding sequence ATGAAGACATGCCTCGTGGTCGATGATTCCAGCGTGATCCGTAAGGTCGCGCGCCGGATCCTGGAAGACCTCGACTTCACCATTACCGAAGCCGAGGACGGCAAGGCTGCCCTGGAAAGCTGTCGGGCAGCCATGCCCGACGCTATCCTGCTCGATTGGAACATGCCGGTCATGGATGGACTGGAGTTTCTGACCGCCCTGCGTCAGGAAGAGGGCGGCGATCGCCCGACGGTGGTCTTCTGCACCACCGAAAATGACGTTGGGCATATTGCGAAGGCGATCCGAGCGGGCGCTAACGAGTACATCATGAAACCATTCGACCGTGAAATCGTCGAAGCGAAGTTTCAGGAAGTCGGTCTCATCTAG
- the fliJ gene encoding flagellar export protein FliJ has protein sequence MKSRESIIRLKRFQVDDKRRQVSQIEAMIADFDRMAKELDDQIKAEQERVGIADVAHFAYPTFAKAAMQRRDNLKASAEDLHSQLERAQDDLAEAVEELKKIELMEERDQEREREAQEEAEQAELDEIAGRNHAFGR, from the coding sequence ATGAAGTCCAGAGAGAGCATCATTCGGTTGAAGCGATTCCAGGTTGACGACAAGCGTCGTCAGGTCTCGCAGATTGAGGCGATGATCGCCGATTTCGACCGCATGGCGAAGGAACTAGACGACCAGATCAAGGCTGAGCAGGAGCGGGTCGGGATCGCCGATGTGGCGCATTTCGCCTATCCGACCTTTGCCAAGGCTGCCATGCAGCGCCGTGACAACCTCAAGGCTTCGGCCGAGGATCTGCATTCGCAGCTTGAACGCGCTCAGGATGATCTGGCCGAAGCCGTTGAAGAACTGAAAAAGATCGAGCTCATGGAAGAGCGCGATCAGGAACGCGAACGCGAGGCCCAGGAAGAGGCTGAGCAGGCGGAACTCGACGAGATCGCGGGCCGCAACCACGCTTTTGGACGCTGA
- a CDS encoding histidine phosphotransferase family protein: MAKPIDLSSLDLAALIASRVCHDIISPVGAITNGLEVLDEENNEEMREFAMDLIRKSARQASAKLQFARLSFGAAGSAGAEIDLGDAHSVADGYMAGEKSALVWNVPRLLMGKNKVKLLLNLLLIANQCVPRGGTITVDMLNEDAQAPRFRLTAQGLNARIPAMVADLLSDEDVERIDAHAIQPAYARLLASDCNMSIVMEKLEDSVVITAG; the protein is encoded by the coding sequence ATGGCAAAGCCGATTGACCTGTCATCGCTCGATCTTGCAGCCCTGATCGCCAGCCGTGTCTGCCATGACATCATTTCCCCCGTGGGTGCGATCACCAACGGGTTGGAAGTGCTCGACGAAGAAAACAATGAGGAGATGCGCGAATTCGCCATGGACCTCATTCGCAAGAGCGCGCGGCAGGCTTCGGCGAAGCTGCAATTCGCCCGGCTTTCCTTCGGCGCGGCGGGCTCGGCCGGTGCGGAGATCGATCTGGGCGACGCCCATTCGGTGGCCGACGGCTACATGGCGGGCGAGAAGTCCGCTCTGGTATGGAACGTCCCGCGGCTCCTGATGGGCAAGAACAAGGTCAAGCTTCTGCTGAACCTTCTTCTCATTGCCAACCAGTGTGTTCCCCGCGGCGGCACGATCACCGTGGACATGCTGAACGAGGACGCGCAGGCGCCCAGGTTCCGTCTCACCGCACAGGGCCTGAATGCGCGTATTCCTGCGATGGTTGCGGACCTGCTCTCCGACGAGGATGTGGAGCGTATTGACGCACATGCGATCCAGCCCGCCTATGCGCGCTTGCTGGCAAGTGATTGCAACATGTCGATCGTCATGGAAAAGCTCGAAGATTCGGTAGTTATTACAGCGGGGTAA
- a CDS encoding protein-glutamate O-methyltransferase CheR: MTPTEFNFLKNFLKTRSGLMLSNEKQYLVESRLLPVARKAGMSTLSELIIKVQRGGNAGLEREVVEAMTTNESFFFRDKTPFDNFTNVMLPSLMKARADRKRLRIWCAAASTGQEPYSLAMLLKEAAPRLAGWRIEIIGTDLSTEVLEKARAGVYSQFEVQRGLPIQMLLKYFTQNGDLWQISSDIRSMVQWRMMNLLETFSSMGEFDVIFCRNVLIYFDQPTKSDILNRLAKQMPQDGYLVLGAAETVVGLSTAFQPVQGHRGLYHRGDAPAPGASRPSSAAGSRLFAS; the protein is encoded by the coding sequence GTGACACCGACTGAATTCAATTTCCTCAAGAACTTCCTGAAGACCCGCTCGGGCCTGATGCTGTCCAACGAAAAGCAGTACCTGGTGGAAAGCCGGTTGCTGCCGGTTGCCCGCAAGGCGGGGATGTCCACGCTGAGCGAGTTGATCATCAAGGTCCAGCGCGGCGGCAATGCCGGGCTGGAAAGGGAAGTTGTGGAAGCGATGACGACCAACGAGTCGTTCTTCTTCCGCGACAAGACCCCGTTCGACAACTTCACGAATGTGATGCTGCCCTCCTTGATGAAGGCACGCGCGGACCGCAAGCGCCTGCGCATCTGGTGCGCGGCCGCTTCCACGGGGCAGGAACCCTATTCCCTGGCCATGCTCTTGAAGGAAGCCGCGCCCAGGCTTGCCGGATGGCGGATCGAGATCATCGGTACGGATCTTTCCACCGAGGTTCTGGAAAAGGCCCGGGCCGGCGTCTACAGCCAGTTCGAGGTGCAGCGCGGCCTGCCGATCCAGATGCTGCTGAAATATTTCACGCAGAACGGCGATCTGTGGCAGATCAGCTCCGACATCCGCTCCATGGTGCAGTGGCGCATGATGAACCTGCTCGAAACATTCTCCTCCATGGGAGAATTCGACGTCATCTTCTGCCGCAATGTGCTGATCTACTTCGACCAGCCGACCAAGTCCGACATTCTGAACAGGCTTGCCAAGCAAATGCCGCAGGACGGCTATCTGGTTCTGGGCGCTGCGGAAACCGTGGTTGGACTGAGCACGGCCTTCCAGCCGGTACAGGGCCATCGCGGGCTCTATCATCGCGGCGACGCACCCGCACCGGGGGCGTCTCGCCCAAGTTCGGCGGCGGGCTCGCGCCTCTTCGCAAGCTGA
- a CDS encoding HAMP domain-containing methyl-accepting chemotaxis protein translates to MLNNLSIKVKLFGGIGILVLALVAMVVFSLNGLGRVSTQFGEYRKQSNETLELSSTARAMVEARLALTKFGDRKTEESARGAQKAIAKVIAGTKQAKSHFRTQEWLKRADVMLGQLGHYQSSFGDYVGLIAKLDSQRAHYLDSVAGLRAELRAFAAQAKRVGNTEAVFMSGATADGLLETHLLGVRLVATPKPEYLEEAQAKVDEFSTQITDLGKVVEDPRLRSMTSTMVKEIRGLGGELKEIFASAKERDILWKEHLASTGLGLMTEFQSMIDEYRISYNEISDQTDQLLSSTTSNVTILGTVFSLLGAALALYLGVTLSRALLSMTRAMVDLASGNNETEIPGLGRKDEIGRMAEAVGVFKQNAIEKVRLEAEQAEREANEAAERKALMAKMADEFEHAVGGIVDTVAGAATELQSAAETMSAAARDTNEKSSNVAAASEEATSNVQAVAAASEQMAGSVDEIGRQASESASRAEIASKEAQTMVEKVNLQQEAARHIGDIVGLIQDIAEQTNLLALNATIEAARAGEAGKGFAVVATEVKELATQTSKATQEIADQIGNIQNATEASSSAIVSVSSTIEQLNAISAAIAAAVEEQATSTQEIARNVQMAAIGTQDVSSNITLVSEAAATTGSASAQVESASSELSRMSEQLRNEVNRFLQTVRAA, encoded by the coding sequence ATGCTCAACAATCTGTCTATCAAAGTGAAGCTGTTCGGGGGGATCGGCATTCTGGTTCTGGCGCTTGTCGCCATGGTTGTATTCAGCCTGAACGGCCTCGGTCGGGTTTCGACGCAGTTCGGCGAATATCGCAAACAGAGCAACGAGACTCTGGAACTCTCAAGCACGGCGCGGGCGATGGTCGAGGCGCGGCTGGCTCTTACGAAGTTTGGCGATCGGAAAACAGAGGAGTCGGCTCGCGGCGCGCAGAAGGCGATTGCGAAGGTTATCGCTGGCACCAAGCAAGCGAAGTCGCACTTCCGTACGCAGGAATGGCTCAAACGCGCGGATGTGATGCTCGGCCAGCTCGGCCACTACCAGAGCAGTTTTGGTGACTATGTCGGCCTCATCGCAAAGCTCGATAGCCAGAGGGCACACTATCTGGACAGCGTCGCGGGTCTGCGCGCCGAGTTGAGGGCCTTCGCCGCGCAGGCGAAGCGTGTGGGCAATACCGAAGCCGTGTTCATGAGCGGCGCGACGGCCGATGGTCTGTTGGAAACCCATTTGCTGGGTGTGCGCCTTGTCGCGACGCCGAAGCCGGAATACCTGGAGGAGGCCCAGGCGAAGGTTGATGAGTTTTCCACGCAGATTACCGACCTGGGCAAGGTCGTGGAGGATCCGCGCCTGCGGTCCATGACCTCGACCATGGTCAAGGAAATCCGGGGGCTTGGCGGTGAGCTCAAAGAGATCTTTGCCAGCGCCAAGGAGCGTGACATCCTGTGGAAGGAACATCTGGCCTCTACCGGACTTGGCCTGATGACCGAGTTCCAGAGCATGATCGACGAATACCGGATCAGCTATAACGAGATCAGCGATCAGACGGACCAGCTTCTGTCCTCCACCACGTCGAACGTGACGATCCTCGGAACCGTGTTCTCGTTGCTGGGTGCCGCGCTCGCGCTCTATCTTGGCGTGACGCTTTCGCGGGCCCTCCTGTCGATGACGCGGGCCATGGTGGATCTTGCTTCGGGCAACAATGAAACCGAAATCCCGGGTCTTGGCCGCAAGGACGAGATCGGCCGGATGGCGGAAGCTGTCGGTGTCTTCAAGCAGAACGCGATCGAGAAGGTGCGTCTGGAGGCCGAGCAGGCCGAACGCGAAGCCAACGAGGCGGCCGAGCGCAAGGCGCTCATGGCGAAGATGGCGGACGAGTTCGAGCATGCGGTTGGCGGTATCGTCGACACCGTTGCCGGCGCGGCCACCGAATTGCAGAGTGCTGCGGAGACCATGAGCGCGGCTGCCAGGGACACCAACGAAAAGTCCTCCAACGTCGCGGCTGCTTCCGAAGAGGCGACAAGCAACGTGCAGGCTGTCGCCGCCGCATCGGAACAGATGGCCGGTTCGGTCGACGAAATCGGTCGTCAGGCGAGCGAATCCGCCAGCCGGGCGGAGATTGCGTCCAAGGAGGCGCAGACCATGGTGGAGAAGGTCAATCTCCAGCAGGAAGCCGCACGCCATATCGGCGACATTGTCGGCCTGATCCAGGATATCGCGGAGCAGACCAACCTCCTCGCGCTCAACGCCACCATCGAGGCCGCGCGCGCCGGGGAAGCCGGCAAGGGCTTCGCGGTCGTGGCCACGGAAGTGAAGGAACTGGCTACCCAGACCTCCAAGGCCACGCAGGAGATCGCCGATCAGATCGGCAATATCCAGAACGCCACGGAAGCCTCGTCTTCCGCGATCGTTTCGGTCTCCTCCACGATCGAGCAGCTGAACGCCATCAGTGCGGCGATCGCCGCCGCGGTGGAAGAACAGGCCACCTCGACGCAGGAAATCGCTCGCAACGTTCAGATGGCGGCGATTGGGACGCAGGATGTGTCCTCCAACATCACCCTCGTTTCGGAGGCCGCCGCAACCACCGGGTCGGCTTCAGCTCAGGTTGAATCGGCCTCCAGCGAGCTTTCGCGCATGTCCGAACAGCTGCGCAACGAAGTGAACCGCTTCCTGCAGACCGTTCGCGCCGCCTGA
- a CDS encoding response regulator transcription factor has translation MRVLLIEDDGATAQSIELMLKSENFNVYTTDLGEEGIDLGKLYDYDIILLDLNLPDMSGYEVLRTLRVSKVKTPILILSGLAGIEDKVRGLGFGADDYMTKPFHKDELVARIHAIVRRSKGHAQSVITTGDLTVNLDTKTVEVNGQRVHLTGKEYQMLELLSLRKGTTLTKEMFLNHLYGGMDEPELKIIDVFICKLRKKLAAATAGRNYIETVWGRGYVLREPDEERVAS, from the coding sequence ATGCGAGTACTGCTCATTGAAGACGATGGCGCTACGGCCCAGAGCATCGAGCTGATGCTCAAGTCCGAGAACTTTAACGTCTATACGACGGATCTTGGCGAAGAAGGCATAGATCTCGGCAAGCTCTATGATTACGATATCATTTTGCTTGATCTGAATCTGCCGGACATGTCGGGATATGAAGTCCTGCGCACCCTGCGCGTCTCGAAGGTGAAGACGCCGATCCTGATCCTCTCCGGCCTGGCCGGTATTGAGGACAAGGTTCGCGGCCTCGGCTTCGGCGCCGACGACTACATGACCAAGCCGTTCCACAAGGACGAGCTGGTCGCCCGTATCCACGCCATTGTGCGTCGGTCCAAGGGTCACGCCCAGTCGGTCATCACGACCGGCGACCTGACGGTCAATCTCGACACCAAGACGGTCGAGGTCAACGGTCAGCGCGTGCATCTGACGGGCAAGGAATACCAGATGCTGGAACTGCTTTCCCTGCGCAAGGGCACGACCCTGACCAAGGAAATGTTCCTGAACCATCTCTATGGCGGCATGGACGAGCCGGAATTGAAGATCATCGACGTCTTCATCTGCAAGCTGCGCAAGAAGCTTGCGGCGGCGACCGCCGGGCGCAACTACATCGAGACGGTCTGGGGCCGCGGCTACGTGCTTCGCGAACCCGACGAGGAACGCGTGGCCTCCTGA
- a CDS encoding chemotaxis protein CheW has translation MDESAATQAAAGESIQYVTVVIGGQLFGLPISQVHDVFVPESVTCVPLAPPEVQGVLNLRGRIVTAINMRRRLSLPALEGGQTMMAVGIEYKSESYGLVIDTVGEVLTLPDSSREPNPTNLDQRWAEISAGVHRLEGQLMVILDVERLLGAMMNEPLAA, from the coding sequence ATGGACGAAAGCGCCGCCACACAGGCTGCTGCCGGCGAGAGCATCCAGTATGTGACCGTCGTGATCGGCGGGCAGCTCTTCGGACTTCCGATCAGCCAGGTGCATGACGTTTTCGTGCCGGAAAGCGTGACGTGCGTGCCGCTGGCGCCGCCGGAAGTTCAGGGCGTCCTGAACCTGCGCGGCCGCATCGTGACCGCCATCAACATGCGGCGTCGGCTTTCCCTGCCGGCGCTGGAAGGCGGCCAGACGATGATGGCCGTGGGCATCGAGTACAAGAGCGAGTCCTATGGTCTCGTCATTGATACGGTCGGTGAAGTTCTGACGCTTCCCGACAGCTCGCGCGAGCCGAACCCGACCAACCTTGACCAGCGTTGGGCGGAGATTTCCGCCGGCGTGCATCGGCTGGAAGGTCAGCTGATGGTCATTCTTGACGTCGAGCGCCTGCTGGGCGCAATGATGAACGAACCTCTTGCAGCGTAA
- the fliI gene encoding flagellar protein export ATPase FliI: protein MRSLINEIESIEPVEVYGRVVGVQGLLVEISGPVHEMSVGSRLSIESGSGDPVLAEVVGFRDERALCLPFSGLQGVRMGCRAVLEERESVLRISDEWLGRVVNAMGEAIDGNGRLSRGGDVRQLRASPPAAADRARVGGPIDLGVRALNTFVTCCRGQRMGIFAGSGVGKSVLLSMLAKNTAADVAVIGLIGERGREVQEFVQDDLGPEGLQRSVVIVATSDESALMRRQAAYLTLATAEYFRDQGLNVLCMMDSVTRFAMAQREIGLAAGEPPTSKGYTPTVFTELPRLLERAGPGVVGSGSITGLFTVLVEGDNHNEPVADAVRGILDGHIVMERAIAERGRYPAINVLKSVSRTMPGCVAAEALPVLREARRLMATYADMEELIRLGAYRRGSDATVDLAIDRHDGLEAFLAQRKDEASTIETGYGELANLLEMSLG from the coding sequence GTGCGATCCCTGATCAACGAAATCGAATCAATCGAGCCTGTCGAGGTGTATGGGCGGGTTGTCGGCGTGCAGGGGTTGCTGGTGGAAATCTCCGGCCCGGTCCATGAAATGAGCGTCGGGTCCAGGCTTTCCATAGAGAGTGGTTCCGGAGACCCCGTGCTGGCGGAGGTTGTGGGTTTTCGCGATGAGCGGGCCTTGTGCCTTCCCTTTTCCGGTCTGCAAGGTGTGCGGATGGGGTGCCGGGCGGTGCTGGAAGAGCGCGAAAGCGTCCTGCGGATTTCCGATGAATGGCTCGGGCGCGTGGTTAACGCCATGGGCGAGGCGATTGATGGAAACGGCAGGCTGAGCCGGGGCGGGGACGTGCGCCAGCTGCGGGCAAGCCCGCCGGCGGCCGCCGACAGGGCGCGTGTCGGGGGCCCCATCGATTTGGGCGTTCGTGCGCTCAATACATTTGTGACCTGCTGCCGCGGCCAGCGCATGGGCATTTTCGCAGGCTCCGGCGTCGGCAAGTCGGTGCTTCTTTCCATGCTGGCCAAGAACACCGCCGCCGATGTGGCGGTGATCGGGCTCATCGGTGAACGCGGGCGCGAGGTGCAGGAATTCGTCCAGGACGATCTGGGGCCGGAAGGGTTGCAGCGTTCGGTCGTGATCGTGGCGACGTCGGACGAAAGCGCGCTGATGCGGCGTCAGGCGGCCTATCTCACGCTGGCGACGGCGGAATATTTCCGCGATCAGGGCCTGAATGTCCTGTGCATGATGGATTCCGTCACCCGCTTTGCCATGGCTCAACGCGAGATCGGACTGGCGGCGGGCGAACCGCCGACCTCCAAGGGCTATACGCCGACCGTCTTCACCGAATTGCCGCGGCTTCTGGAACGAGCGGGCCCCGGCGTCGTCGGCTCGGGATCGATCACGGGGCTCTTTACCGTTCTGGTGGAGGGCGACAATCACAACGAGCCCGTAGCCGATGCGGTGCGCGGTATTCTCGACGGGCATATCGTGATGGAACGCGCGATCGCTGAGCGTGGCCGCTACCCGGCGATCAACGTGTTGAAGTCGGTTTCGCGCACCATGCCGGGCTGCGTGGCCGCGGAGGCACTGCCGGTGCTGCGAGAAGCGCGCAGGCTGATGGCGACCTACGCGGACATGGAGGAACTGATCCGGCTTGGCGCATATCGTCGCGGGTCGGACGCCACTGTGGACCTCGCCATCGACCGACATGACGGGCTGGAAGCGTTTTTGGCCCAGCGCAAGGACGAAGCGTCCACAATCGAGACGGGTTATGGTGAACTCGCCAACCTTTTGGAAATGAGTTTGGGCTAG
- a CDS encoding chemotaxis protein CheW codes for MDDLLREFLTETNESLDVVDVELVKFEQEPNNATILDNIFRLVHTIKGTCGFLGLPRLEALAHAAETLMGKFRDGAPVTPAAVSLILSSIDRIKGILADLEEAEGEEPAGSDEDLIKQLEFMSENAFGTQDADAGGGGAEAAPAPEAASDDADAMAIKPIDQSLERELRPGEVSLDELERAFQETEIEIELPAPPAEAEKKQGADLAAMSAEELPGEHHHEKAAGDKKSSVSNQSIRVNVETLEHLMTMVSELVLTRNQLLEIVRRHEDSEFKVPLQRLSNVTAELQEGVMKTRMQPIGNAWQKLPRVVRDLSQELEKPIELEMIGADTELDRQVLELIKDPLTHMVRNSADHGLEGPEDRVAAGKPEKGTITLAAYHQGGHIIIEVKDDGKGLDVDAIKKKAVKSGLHSEAELEKMTDAQIHKMIFAAGFSTAAKVTSVSGRGVGMDVVRNNIELIGGSVDLKSVPGKGTSFIIKIPLTLAIVSTLIVESSGDRFAIPQLSVVELVRVQNNSEHRIERIKDTPVLRLRNKLLPLLHLSHLLGMETAADVDEALERDNGFIVVMQVGSQTFGVVVDGVFHTEEIVVKPMSTMLRNIAMFSGNTILGDGAVIMIIDPNGIASAMASHASSAILEHEDEEAEERNRRFVEHHATTSLLLFRAGSSEPKAVPLSLVTRLEEFTVSQIERSNGRDLVQYRGALMPLVYIEPSHAHRTEGTQPMLVFSDSGRSMGLVVDEIVDIVEDQLNIEVGSDMPGILGSAVIKEKATEIIDLGHYLPQAFEDWFQRKEMATEALTKSLLFVDDSAFFRNMLTPVLKAAGYDVTVCESARAAVQVLQSGRKFDVVVSDIEMPDVNGFEFCEALRRDPRFRSMPVLALSSLVTPASIERGRQAGFDDYVAKFDRPGLIAALKDVLTNEARVAA; via the coding sequence ATGGACGATCTCCTTCGCGAGTTCCTGACTGAAACCAACGAGAGTTTGGACGTCGTTGACGTGGAACTCGTGAAATTTGAGCAGGAGCCTAATAACGCGACGATCCTCGACAATATCTTTCGTCTCGTGCACACGATCAAAGGAACCTGCGGGTTCCTGGGTCTGCCGCGCCTTGAAGCTCTGGCCCATGCAGCTGAAACGCTGATGGGCAAATTCCGCGACGGAGCGCCGGTCACGCCGGCCGCCGTTTCGCTGATTCTCTCTTCCATCGACCGCATCAAGGGCATCCTTGCCGATCTCGAAGAAGCCGAAGGCGAAGAGCCTGCCGGTTCCGACGAGGATCTCATCAAGCAGCTTGAGTTCATGTCCGAAAACGCTTTCGGCACTCAAGATGCGGATGCTGGCGGGGGAGGTGCCGAGGCCGCACCGGCGCCGGAAGCTGCTTCCGACGACGCCGACGCCATGGCCATCAAGCCGATAGACCAGTCTCTGGAACGCGAATTGCGCCCGGGCGAGGTTTCGCTCGACGAGCTTGAGCGCGCCTTCCAGGAAACCGAAATCGAGATCGAGCTTCCCGCTCCTCCTGCTGAGGCGGAAAAGAAGCAGGGCGCGGATCTCGCCGCCATGTCGGCGGAAGAACTCCCCGGCGAGCACCATCACGAGAAGGCCGCCGGCGACAAGAAATCTTCGGTCTCCAACCAGTCCATCCGCGTGAACGTGGAAACGCTGGAACACCTGATGACCATGGTTTCGGAGCTGGTGCTCACCAGAAACCAGCTTCTGGAAATCGTGCGCCGTCACGAAGACAGCGAGTTCAAGGTTCCCCTGCAGCGCCTGTCCAATGTGACGGCGGAACTGCAGGAAGGCGTCATGAAGACGCGCATGCAGCCGATCGGCAACGCCTGGCAGAAGCTGCCGCGCGTGGTGCGCGACCTGAGCCAGGAACTGGAAAAGCCGATCGAACTGGAAATGATCGGTGCCGATACCGAGCTTGACCGCCAGGTGCTGGAGCTGATCAAGGATCCGCTCACGCATATGGTGCGCAATTCCGCCGACCACGGTCTTGAGGGTCCGGAAGACCGCGTTGCCGCGGGCAAGCCGGAAAAGGGCACGATCACACTCGCCGCCTACCACCAGGGCGGGCATATCATCATCGAGGTCAAGGACGACGGTAAGGGCCTCGACGTCGACGCCATCAAGAAGAAGGCTGTCAAGAGCGGGCTCCACTCCGAGGCCGAACTTGAGAAGATGACGGATGCGCAGATCCACAAGATGATCTTCGCCGCCGGCTTCTCCACGGCCGCGAAGGTCACCAGCGTGTCCGGCCGCGGTGTCGGCATGGACGTGGTGCGCAACAATATCGAGTTGATCGGCGGTTCCGTCGATCTGAAGTCCGTTCCGGGCAAGGGCACCAGCTTCATCATCAAGATCCCGCTGACGCTGGCCATTGTGTCGACGCTGATCGTTGAAAGCTCCGGCGACCGTTTCGCCATTCCGCAGCTTTCGGTTGTGGAACTGGTGCGTGTTCAGAACAACTCCGAGCACCGCATCGAGCGTATCAAGGACACGCCTGTCCTTCGCCTGCGCAACAAGTTGCTGCCGCTGCTGCATCTGTCCCATCTTTTGGGCATGGAAACGGCTGCCGATGTCGATGAAGCGCTTGAGCGCGACAACGGCTTCATCGTAGTCATGCAGGTGGGCAGCCAGACCTTCGGCGTTGTCGTCGATGGCGTCTTCCACACGGAAGAAATCGTCGTCAAGCCGATGTCGACGATGCTGCGCAACATCGCCATGTTCTCCGGCAACACCATCCTGGGTGATGGTGCGGTGATCATGATCATCGATCCCAATGGCATCGCCAGCGCGATGGCAAGCCACGCGTCTTCCGCTATTCTGGAGCACGAGGACGAGGAGGCGGAAGAACGCAATCGCCGCTTCGTGGAGCATCACGCGACCACGTCGCTGTTGCTGTTCCGTGCCGGTTCGTCCGAGCCGAAGGCGGTGCCGCTGTCGCTGGTCACCCGTCTGGAAGAGTTCACGGTCTCGCAGATCGAGCGCTCCAACGGGCGCGACCTTGTGCAGTATCGCGGCGCGCTGATGCCTCTGGTCTATATCGAGCCGTCTCACGCCCACCGCACCGAAGGCACGCAGCCGATGCTGGTGTTCTCCGACAGCGGGCGCTCCATGGGCCTCGTCGTGGACGAGATCGTGGATATCGTGGAGGACCAGCTCAACATCGAGGTCGGGTCCGACATGCCGGGCATCCTCGGCTCTGCGGTGATCAAGGAAAAGGCCACGGAGATCATCGATCTCGGCCATTACCTGCCGCAGGCATTCGAGGACTGGTTCCAGCGCAAGGAAATGGCCACGGAGGCTCTGACCAAGTCGTTGCTCTTTGTGGATGACAGCGCCTTCTTCCGCAACATGCTGACGCCGGTTCTCAAGGCGGCGGGGTATGATGTGACGGTCTGCGAAAGCGCGCGTGCCGCCGTTCAGGTGCTGCAGTCGGGCCGCAAGTTCGATGTTGTCGTCTCCGATATCGAGATGCCGGACGTCAACGGCTTCGAGTTCTGCGAGGCGCTGCGCCGCGATCCGCGGTTCCGGTCCATGCCGGTTCTGGCTCTGTCGTCGCTTGTCACGCCTGCCTCCATCGAGCGTGGACGTCAGGCGGGCTTTGACGACTATGTCGCCAAGTTCGACAGGCCGGGCCTGATCGCGGCCTTGAAGGATGTGCTGACCAACGAAGCGAGGGTTGCAGCGTGA
- a CDS encoding chemotaxis response regulator protein-glutamate methylesterase translates to MVVDDSVVIRGLISRWVDADPALAVVASHRNGKLAVDDITRSNPDVVVLDIEMPEMDGLTALPLMLAKKKNLVVVMASTLTRRNAEISMKALSLGAQDYVPKPESSSSISTSVDFRRELIEKLKNLGPRARPGAGRRQMRAETAAGKSASAQPAARQPAIQPRPSFTLRTYSAVRPRILAIGSSTGGPQALQALFRVIGPSLGDIPIVVTQHMPPTFTAILAEHLAKAAMRPAKEADDRELLAPGTIYVAPGGKHLVLEKDGANTRARLTDDAPVNFCKPAVDPLFDSVAKIYGSASLAIVLTGMGHDGAAGVKTIAAAGGSVIAQDEKTSVVWGMPGAAAQTNQCSDVLPLDDIGPKVVRILGGRR, encoded by the coding sequence ATGGTTGTAGACGACAGCGTTGTGATCCGTGGGTTGATCAGTCGCTGGGTCGATGCCGATCCTGCGCTCGCCGTGGTTGCTTCGCATCGCAATGGCAAGCTCGCGGTCGATGACATTACGCGTTCCAATCCGGATGTGGTCGTTCTCGACATCGAAATGCCGGAGATGGACGGGCTGACGGCGTTGCCGCTCATGCTCGCCAAGAAGAAGAATCTCGTCGTGGTGATGGCCTCCACGCTGACCCGCCGCAATGCGGAGATCAGCATGAAGGCCCTGTCGCTTGGCGCGCAGGATTACGTTCCGAAGCCGGAATCTTCTTCCTCCATCTCCACATCGGTAGATTTCCGGCGCGAGCTTATCGAAAAGCTGAAGAATCTCGGGCCCCGGGCCCGCCCCGGCGCCGGTCGCAGGCAGATGCGCGCGGAAACAGCCGCGGGGAAGTCAGCTTCCGCCCAGCCGGCTGCGCGTCAGCCGGCGATTCAGCCGCGTCCGAGTTTCACGCTGCGCACCTATTCCGCGGTTCGTCCGCGCATTCTGGCCATCGGCTCGTCCACGGGCGGCCCGCAGGCCCTTCAGGCGCTGTTTCGTGTCATCGGACCGTCCCTCGGCGACATCCCGATCGTCGTGACGCAGCACATGCCGCCAACCTTTACCGCCATCCTGGCGGAACATCTGGCAAAAGCGGCGATGCGTCCGGCCAAGGAGGCCGATGACCGCGAGCTTCTGGCGCCAGGCACCATCTATGTCGCTCCCGGCGGCAAGCATCTTGTCCTGGAAAAGGATGGGGCGAATACGCGGGCAAGGTTGACCGATGATGCGCCTGTCAACTTTTGCAAGCCCGCGGTGGACCCTCTCTTTGACTCAGTGGCGAAGATCTATGGTTCGGCGAGCCTGGCCATCGTGCTGACCGGCATGGGGCATGACGGGGCTGCCGGAGTGAAGACAATCGCGGCTGCCGGAGGCAGTGTTATCGCGCAGGATGAAAAGACAAGTGTCGTGTGGGGAATGCCCGGCGCCGCCGCACAGACTAATCAGTGCTCAGATGTACTGCCGCTGGACGACATCGGACCGAAAGTGGTCCGGATCTTGGGAGGCCGGCGGTGA